From the genome of Danio aesculapii chromosome 16, fDanAes4.1, whole genome shotgun sequence, one region includes:
- the aicda gene encoding single-stranded DNA cytosine deaminase: MICKLDSVLMTQKKFIFHYKNVRWARGRHETYLCFVVKRRIGPDSLSFDFGHLRNRSGCHVELLFLRHLGALCPGLSASSVDGARLCYSVTWFCSWSPCSKCAQQLAHFLSQTPNLRLRIFVSRLYFCDEEDSVEREGLRHLKRAGVQISVMTYKDFFYCWQTFVARRERSFKAWDDLHQNSVRLVRKLNRILQPCETEDLRDVFALLGL; the protein is encoded by the exons ATGATCTGCAAGCTGGACAG TGTGCTCATGACCCAGAAGAAATTCATCTTCCACTATAAGAACGTGCGCTGGGCTCGAGGGAGACACGAAACCTACCTTTGTTTTGTAGTAAAAAGACGCATCGGCCCTGATTCCCTCTCTTTTGACTTTGGACACCTGCGCAATCGCTCCGGATGCCATGTAGAG CTGCTCTTTCTGCGTCACTTGGGTGCATTGTGTCCGGGCCTGAGCGCTTCCAGCGTGGACGGTGCAAGATTGTGTTACTCAGTGACCTGGTTCTGTTCCTGGTCGCCCTGCTCTAAATGCGCTCAACAGCTCGCCCACTTCCTGTCGCAGACACCCAATCTGAGGCTGAGGATCTTTGTGTCACGTCTGTACTTCTGTGATGAAGAGGACAGCGTGGAGAGAGAAGGTCTGCGACACCTGAAGAGGGCAGGAGTTCAGATCTCGGTCATGACTTATAAAG ACTTTTTCTACTGCTGGCAAACGTTTGTCGCGCGGAGGGAGCGGAGTTTTAAAGCCTGGGATGATCTTCATCAAAACTCTGTCCGGCTTGTACGAAAACTCAATCGGATTCTGCAG CCTTGCGAGACTGAAGATCTGAGGGATGTTTTTGCTCTCCTTGGGTTATGA
- the nat14 gene encoding probable N-acetyltransferase 14 encodes MVRLDLGDVVLRRMQEKDIEAVKALIKEGCEGTENRLILHLLTRPLALLLLAILSSILRCLLHSFVLALVIPVFISVIYLKLTIPRSAGILGSCRPYWDYMGSSYHADTEPDLPNPHLGRAKLTTNQEKTRRRKKAKEKEKTNEREQVDEDELKQRAKVAGEVWVADSDGEIVGCVARDGWSRDGVCRVCRLVVQCWYRREGLGRLLVQGLESRTKQKGICRVYAHVPFPSKVGEAFFRRLGYRLQGETAGIEEEEDDDYEDPEKGWLGYPLTKVFVKDL; translated from the exons ATGGTACGATTGGACCTTGGTGATGTAGTTTTGCGGAGAATGCAGGAGAAGGACATTGAAGCAGTAAAGGCTCTTATTAAG GAAGGATGTGAGGGAACAGAGAACCGCCTGATTCTTCACCTTCTGACCCGTCCGCTCGCTCTCCTCCTTCTGGCCATCCTCTCCTCCATCCTGCGCTGCTTGCTTCACTCTTTCGTTTTGGCCTTGGTTATTCCCGTCTTCATCTCTGTCATCTACCTCAAGCTCACCATCCCGCGATCGGCAGGCATCTTGGGCTCATGCAGACCGTACTGGGACTACATGGGCAGCAGTTACCATGCAGACACGGAGCCAGATCTACCCAATCCTCACCTGGGCAGAGCCAAACTGACTACAAACCAGGAGAAAACCAGGCGACGCAAAAAGGCCAAAGAGAAGGAGAAGACGAATGAGAGGGAGCAGGTGGATGAAGATGAGCTGAAGCAGAGGGCCAAGGTTGCTGGAGAGGTGTGGGTGGCAGACTCTGATGGGGAGATTGTGGGATGCGTGGCTAGAGATGGTTGGAGTCGGGATGGTGTTTGCAGAGTCTGCAGGCTGGTGGTCCAGTGTTGGTACCGCAGAGAGGGACTAGGCAGACTGTTGGTGCAGGGCCTGGAGTCAAGAACAAAGCAGAAAGGCATATGCCGGGTCTATGCACATGTGCCGTTCCCTTCCAAAGTGGGAGAAGCTTTCTTCAGGAGGCTGGGTTATCGTCTGCAGGGTGAGACTGCAGGGATTGAGGAAGAGGAGGACGACGATTATGAAGACCCAGAGAAGGGCTGGCTGGGGTACCCTTTAACTAAAGTGTTTGTTAAAGACCTTTAG